A single window of Crassostrea angulata isolate pt1a10 chromosome 8, ASM2561291v2, whole genome shotgun sequence DNA harbors:
- the LOC128157762 gene encoding uncharacterized protein LOC128157762 has translation MFLCHKTIRLGLAVLYTVILRNMVHSQSLNTKLFKDFSLEINCAGNKGQPGFQATFVKVCVKDRSKSHCSNDDEDSSDDDSNEDSDDLFHVFVKLIGREICQNKTPAIIQFFNETKPLFGLGTNPAQEKTPDQQGLKSFNESEDDDMRATIDRLRVGVAVGTILGFVSGVLVTGLLILLYTKKMHRLKNSRYSSQVDTQRKTQLHGDKAEYKYDNAHYTYCDVNNEICQRPIEPSSKSQNSEESHKYQDCNLNTYNHLNESNSNNAIRHEEYDHIRDARADSLPSDGEYRMLEPANSKQEVGILPLEKPTCDMSKPSDDNYFELENVKCQATNPDAYFVLEKDS, from the exons ATGTTTTTGTGTCATAAAACGATTAGATTAG GTTTGGCCGTACTTTATACAGTAATCCTGAGGAATATGGTTCACTCTCAATCCTTGAATACtaaactttttaaagatttctctctCGA AATTAACTGCGCGGGAAATAAAGGTCAACCTGGTTTCCAAGCGACATTTGTGAAAGTTTGCGTTAAAGATCGTTCTAAATCACATTGCAGCAATG ATGATGAGGACAGTTCCGATGATGACAGCAATGAGGATTCGGACGATCTATTCCATGTGTTTGTCAAATTAATCGGTCGGGAAATATGTCAAAACAAAACGCCCGCaatcattcaatttttcaatGAGACAAAACCTCTTTTCG GATTAGGAACTAACCCGGCTCAAGAGAAAACTCCAGACCAACAAGGACTGAAATCATTTAACGAAAGCGAAG ATGATGACATGCGGGCCACAATAGACAGGTTGCGGGTTGGAGTCGCAGTCGGAACCATCCTTGGATTCGTGTCCGGAGTTCTGGTCACGGGGTTGTTGATATTACTGTACACAAAAAAGATGCACAGACTTAAAAATTCAAG gtactcttcacaggTAGACACACAGAGAAAGACACAATTACACGGAGATAAAGCAGAATACAAATATGATAATGCACATTACACATACTGTGATGTCAATAATGAAATC TGCCAAAGGCCGATAGAACCATCTTCTAAAAGTCAAAATAGCGAGGAATCCCACAAGTACCAAGATTGTAATTTGAACACATATAACCATCTTAACGAAAGCAATTCCAACAATGCTATCAGACATGAAGAGTATGACCATATCCGGGATGCGCGCGCAGACTCGTTACCATCAGACGGAGAATACAGGATGTTAGAACCAGCCAACTCGAAGCAAGAAGTTGGCATTTTGCCACTAGAGAAACCAACATGCGACATGAGTAAACCAAGTGATGATAATTACTTTGAActtgaaaatgtgaaatgtcaAGCCACCAACCCGGATGCGTATTTTGTTTTAGAGAAGGACTCCTAG